From one Malus sylvestris chromosome 1, drMalSylv7.2, whole genome shotgun sequence genomic stretch:
- the LOC126632577 gene encoding LOB domain-containing protein 33-like isoform X2, whose protein sequence is MAGLGSSCGACKFLRRKCTSECIFAPYFCYDQAADHFAAVHKVFGASNVSKLLLHLPVQNRSDAAITMSYEALARMRDPVYGCVSQIYALQQQVAYLQEEIETLGSQMVDFATCHPSNSNTFVDQLQVFSQHDAVDTQHIQNQLPESPIFPHIGSAAANQGFNGEMDIEMPPLQEWEEVNLFGDHSTPDPLKRFLEGASPILA, encoded by the exons ATGGCAGGATTAGGCTCTTCATGTGGAGCATGCAAATTCCTACGGCGAAAATGCACAAGCGAATGCATTTTCGCTCCTTACTTCTGCTACGACCAAGCTGCAGACCACTTTGCAGCAGTACACAAAGTGTTTGGTGCAAGCAATGTGTCCAAGCTGCTACTACACTTACCGGTGCAAAATCGAAGTGATGCTGCCATCACCATGTCGTATGAAGCGCTAGCTCGAATGCGTGATCCTGTGTATGGATGTGTCTCGCAAATCTATGCACTCCAACAACAG GTCGCGTACTTACAAGAGGAGATCGAAACTCTTGGGAGCCAAATGGTTGATTTTGCAACTTGTCATCCAAGTAATAGCAACACATTCGTTGACCAGTTGCAAGTATTTTCACAACATGATGCTGTTGACACACAACATATCCAGAATCAATTACCAGAATCACCAATATTTCCACACATAGGAAGTGCAGCTGCCAACCAAGGGTTTAACGGTGAGATGGATATAGAGATGCCACCTTTACAGGAATGGGAAGAAGTGAACTTATTTGGGGATCACTCTACACCAGATCCTTTAAAAAGATTTCTTGAAG GAGCCAGTCCAATATTAGCATAG
- the LOC126632577 gene encoding LOB domain-containing protein 33-like isoform X1 — protein MAGLGSSCGACKFLRRKCTSECIFAPYFCYDQAADHFAAVHKVFGASNVSKLLLHLPVQNRSDAAITMSYEALARMRDPVYGCVSQIYALQQQVAYLQEEIETLGSQMVDFATCHPSNSNTFVDQLQVFSQHDAVDTQHIQNQLPESPIFPHIGSAAANQGFNGEMDIEMPPLQEWEEVNLFGDHSTPDPLKRFLEGMEQDNLGNNPWPNETATWDLY, from the exons ATGGCAGGATTAGGCTCTTCATGTGGAGCATGCAAATTCCTACGGCGAAAATGCACAAGCGAATGCATTTTCGCTCCTTACTTCTGCTACGACCAAGCTGCAGACCACTTTGCAGCAGTACACAAAGTGTTTGGTGCAAGCAATGTGTCCAAGCTGCTACTACACTTACCGGTGCAAAATCGAAGTGATGCTGCCATCACCATGTCGTATGAAGCGCTAGCTCGAATGCGTGATCCTGTGTATGGATGTGTCTCGCAAATCTATGCACTCCAACAACAG GTCGCGTACTTACAAGAGGAGATCGAAACTCTTGGGAGCCAAATGGTTGATTTTGCAACTTGTCATCCAAGTAATAGCAACACATTCGTTGACCAGTTGCAAGTATTTTCACAACATGATGCTGTTGACACACAACATATCCAGAATCAATTACCAGAATCACCAATATTTCCACACATAGGAAGTGCAGCTGCCAACCAAGGGTTTAACGGTGAGATGGATATAGAGATGCCACCTTTACAGGAATGGGAAGAAGTGAACTTATTTGGGGATCACTCTACACCAGATCCTTTAAAAAGATTTCTTGAAGGTATGGAGCAAGACAACTTGGGAAACAATCCATGGCCAAATGAGACTGCTACATGGGATTTATACTAA